The following are from one region of the Nicotiana tabacum cultivar K326 chromosome 3, ASM71507v2, whole genome shotgun sequence genome:
- the LOC142176434 gene encoding uncharacterized protein LOC142176434, with protein MYLKCDIETPPIKKPFKFLNFWVEHATFKDVVRENWTADFSANPFIIFNHKLKKLKKALSLWSKATFGNIFQKIASMEEVVMVHEAEFEANPTGMNRERLQKVQAELIKCLALEEKFWRKRLQLNKIQDSGGTWIEKEKEIAEEAIRFYEEQFTETTSPSLFEIVDHVPNLMNNEQNAELIKQPTKEEVKEAVFGLNGDSAGGPDGMTGKLYHSCWDIIGDDLFDMVRAFFNGHELPKGVKQGDPVSPTLFILAAETLSRGLNALHTNLYFCGFGMPKWSPKINHLAYADDMIIFSSSDETFLMLIMQVLNAYENAYGQLINKTKSDVYLHHLTHMDVVSKVERITGIHRNEFPITYLGCPIFYARRKLEYYQPLITKVIDKMQSWQGKLLSVGEGQFSYPMYCKSCLCIYYQL; from the exons ATGTATCTAAAGTGTGATATTGAGACTCCACCAATAAAAAAGCCTTTTAAGTTCTTGAATTTTTGGGTGGAACATGCAACTTTTAAAGATGTGGTGAGAGAGAACTGGACAGCTGATTTCAGTGCaaatccttttattatttttaatcacaagttaaaaaaattaaagaaagccCTTTCATTGTGGAGTAAGGCTACGTttggaaatattttccaaaagatAGCAAGCATGGAGGAGGTAGTGATGGTTCACGAAGCAGAATTTGAAGCAAATCCTACAGGGATGAACAGGGAAAGGCTACAAAAGGTTCAGGCAGAATTGATCAAATGTCTTGCATTAGAGGAGAAATTTTG GAGGAAGAGACTTCAGCTTAACAAAATTCAAGATAGTGGAGGAACAtggattgaaaaagaaaaagaaattgcaGAAGAGGCTATAAGATTTTACGAGGAACAGTTCACAGAAACAACTTCTCCTTCTTTATTTGAGATCGTAGACCATGTTCCTAATCTGATGAACAATGAACAGAATGCAGAATTGATTAAGCAGCCAACAAAAGAGGAGGTTAAAGAGGCAGTATTTGGACTTAATGGTGATAGTGCTGGAGGGCCAGATGGTATGACAGGCAAGCTATATCATTCTTGTTGGGACATAATAGGGGATGACCTGTTCGACATGGTGAGGGCTTTTTTCAATGGTCATGAGCTACCAAA GGGAGTAAAACAAGGTGATCCTGTATCTCCAACTTTGTTTATCTTGGCAGCAGAAACATTATCTAGGGGCCTCAATGCACTTCATACTAACCTGTATTTTTGTGGATTTGGAATGCCAAAGTGGAGTCCAAAGATCAATCATTTGGCGTATGCAGATGACATGATTATTTTTTCATCATCTGATGAAACTTTTCTGATGTTGATTATGCAAGTGTTGAATGCATATGAAAATGCATATGGGCAGCTTATTAACAAGACCAAATCAGATGTGTACCTGCATCATTTAACACACATGGATGTGGTCAGCAAGGTGGAAAGGATCACAGGCATTCATAGGAATGAATTTCCTATCACATACCTAGGTTGTCCTATTTTTTATGCAAGGAGAAAGCTGGAATACTATCAGCCCCTAATTACTAAGGTAATAGACAAAATGCAATCCTGGCAGGGCAAGTTATTATCAGTAGGGGAAGGGCAGTTCTCATATCCCATGTACTGCAAATCATGCCTATGCATCTACTATCAGTTGTAA